Sequence from the Candidatus Methylacidiphilales bacterium genome:
AACTGTTCCTCCAAGCCGGCGCAGAAATCTACCAACAAACCTAATCCCATCCATCTATTCGGCCTTCTTGTCTACACAGGTCCCCGCTGAAAATTGTTTAAGCTTTACGAGCCGTTCGGGCTGACTACTTTTAAATCATGGAAGTAGTAGATGTCAGAAAGCTTGCCCTTCTATGCTCGAAAGATTATTCGGAGGCAATAATCCCAGATCAGCAGGACTTTCGCCTACCGGAGTTCAAACTCGATAAATTCCAAAGAAAACTCATCAACTCAAAGAAACGATTCATTCGGGTCATCGCTCCCGCAGGAGCAGGAAAGACAAGAAGTCTCATCGCCAAAACCATCCATATCCTAAAAAATAACCCCTCAGCTCGTATCCTAAGTTTCACCTACACCAACGCTGCAGTCGAGGAGTTCCGACAACGTGCAACAGAGATAGGATTAACGACTCTCAATGCATTGCATGT
This genomic interval carries:
- a CDS encoding UvrD-helicase domain-containing protein — encoded protein: MEVVDVRKLALLCSKDYSEAIIPDQQDFRLPEFKLDKFQRKLINSKKRFIRVIAPAGAGKTRSLIAKTIHILKNNPSARILSFTYTNAAVEEFRQRATEIGLTTLNALHVSTINSFAYEIIKKFSPSHILATPQSNWPLLVKTIRNSINWSPNITFSEQYHLASQIAELSDLTKSLGFSHTHSD